The DNA segment TAATCTTGCTTTAACTACTCAAACCAAGATCCAGCAATTAGTACAACAGGGTTACGAGTTAGGGAGCGAGATTGAGGAACTAAATGAACAAGGTGAAGCGACTGGAAAAATGGTTCGTTTGAACATTTCAAGTATTGATGAATTTGGTGCTTTACAAGCTCGTTTATATGATGCAAAGGAAAAATTACCTCCTGAAGAACGTCCTGACCTTACTGAAATAAAAATTGGAATTGAATTTTATCATCACGAGATAATTGACTATGATATGTTAGTTGAGTTTCTGAATACCTTTATGGACGAAAAAAATAAAAGTAATAAAGATGCTATCGAAAAACACATTGTACCAATGGATGAAGAAAGCCAACATGAAATCCATGGGATCGTGGATGATATTGAAGCAGGTAATATTACAGAACATTTTACAACCGATTCTCTTCAGGAAACACGTAAGAAATACCGCACGGAACATCGAGAGCTTAAAGTTCGCCGTTGGGCAGCTAACCAAAAAGTCAATGGTAATCGTATTGTGGAAGCTTTCGACTTATTCTTACCAGGGCATACGCTCATTGATAATCCAAAGCTAGCGGATATTGTACGTGAGATTGAAGAAGAGGAAAATATCGGATTTTTTGAAGCCTCTGATTTTGAAGAAGAGCTAATGGCATTCTTCAATTCACTATAAGCAAATATGAGTTTTATTTATAATAAGAGAAAGAAGGAAAAAACATAATGGCATTATCAACTGAACAAAAAGCAAAAATGTGGGCAATGCTCAATCAAACACGCGGCCAAATTGGTTTAACTGCATATAAAGACTATATCTTCGGAATTTTGTTTTATAAATATTTATCTGAAAAAGCAACACATTGGCTAAATGGCGTATTACGTGGGGAAAAATGGGAGAGTGTTTATTCTCAAGATTCCGTAAAGGCCTTAAATTATATGAAAAAGAATCTTGGATATGCGATTCAACCAAATGAATTCTTTGTAGACTGGAAAAAAGCAATTGATACAGACCGTTTCAATATTGGAATGATGACAGATACATTTACGCATTTTAATCAACAAGTTGCATTTGAAGCGAAAAATGATTTTGAAGGAATTTTTGATGGCATGCGCTTTGATAGTGCGGATTTAGGTGCTAATGCGCAAGCTAGGGCTAGTGTCATGATTTCTATGATTGAATTACTATCCTCTCCTGAATTTGATTTATCTGGTAGTAATGATACTGTTTCAGATATTTATGAGTATCTAGTTGCACAATTTGCTACTGTCCTAGCATCTGATATGGGACAATACTATACACCAAAAGAAATATCTAATGTAATGGCTCGAATTTTAACTTTTGGCCGAGAAGATATGGAAAAATTTTCTATTTTTGATCCTACTGTTGGTTCTGGTTCACTATTACTTACAACCGCAAGTTATATGAAGAACTCAGGTAGACGCGGGGTAATTAAGTATTATGGTCAAGAAAAAGATGCAACACCTTACCGCTTATCAAGAATGAATTTGATGATGCATGGTATTGAATATAATGATATTAATATTAATCATGCGGATACACTTGAAAGTGACTGGCCAGATGGGGTAGTGGATGGAAAAGATACTCCTCGAATGTTTGATGTGGTAATGGCGAATCCTCCTTATTCAGCACATTGGAATAATAAAGATCGTGAAGATGATCCAAGATGGCGGGAATATGGTGTTTCGCCTAAGACAAAAGCTGATTATGCCTTTTTATTACACTGTTTGTATCACTTAGAAGATAATGGACGCATGGCGATAATTTTACCACATGGTGTATTATTCCGCGGAGCTTCTGAGGGGCGTATCCGAAAAGCTTTAATTGATAAGCACCA comes from the Listeria welshimeri serovar 6b str. SLCC5334 genome and includes:
- a CDS encoding type I restriction-modification system subunit M encodes the protein MALSTEQKAKMWAMLNQTRGQIGLTAYKDYIFGILFYKYLSEKATHWLNGVLRGEKWESVYSQDSVKALNYMKKNLGYAIQPNEFFVDWKKAIDTDRFNIGMMTDTFTHFNQQVAFEAKNDFEGIFDGMRFDSADLGANAQARASVMISMIELLSSPEFDLSGSNDTVSDIYEYLVAQFATVLASDMGQYYTPKEISNVMARILTFGREDMEKFSIFDPTVGSGSLLLTTASYMKNSGRRGVIKYYGQEKDATPYRLSRMNLMMHGIEYNDININHADTLESDWPDGVVDGKDTPRMFDVVMANPPYSAHWNNKDREDDPRWREYGVSPKTKADYAFLLHCLYHLEDNGRMAIILPHGVLFRGASEGRIRKALIDKHQIEAIIGFPEKLFLNAAIPVCVVILRKNRIESDVLFIDASKEFEKTKKQNSLRSEDVDKIVDTVINRKEINKYSHVATLDEIKENDYNLNIPRYVDTFEEEETIDLVALGNEMVALNADIKKAETDFLGLLDELAVTTDTKDIIEATKAVFR